The Arvicola amphibius chromosome 11, mArvAmp1.2, whole genome shotgun sequence genome has a segment encoding these proteins:
- the LOC119826817 gene encoding 40S ribosomal protein S15-like yields MAEVEWKKKRTFRKFTYHGVYLDQLLDMSYEQLMQLYSSCQRRRLNRGLRRKQHLLLKRLRKAKKEAWPMEKPEVVKTHLWDMIILPEMVSSMVGVYNGKTFNQVEIKPEMIGLYLGEFSITYKPVKHGRHGIGATYSSRFIPLK; encoded by the coding sequence ATGGCCGAGGTGGAGTGGAAGAAGAAGCGGACCTTCCGCAAGTTTACCTACCACGGCGTGTACCTGGACCAGCTGCTGGACATGTCCTATGAGCAGCTTATGCAGCTCTACAGCTCCTGCCAGAGGCGACGCCTCAACCGCGGCCTGCGGCGGaagcagcacttgctgctcaagcGCCTGAGAAAGGCCAAGAAGGAGGCGTGGCCCATGGAGAAGCCCGAGGTGGTGAAGACACACCTGTGGGACATGATCATACTGCCTGAGATGGTGAGCAGCATGGTGGGCGTGTACAACGGCAAGACCTTCAACCAGGTGGAGATCAAGCCAGAGATGATTGGCCTCTACCTGGGCGAGTTCTCCATCACCTACAAGCCAGTGAAGCATGGCCGGCATGGCATCGGTGCCACCTACTCCTCCCGCTTCATCCCCCTTAAGTAG